From Rhodopirellula bahusiensis, one genomic window encodes:
- a CDS encoding helix-turn-helix domain-containing protein codes for MPRPDRHDEIEINFLDSGSLTYLIGGNRITVDAHTLTLFWAAVPHQIVEFRDVTHYYVITIPFGWFLQWGLPESLQTQLILGNVLSGDCDSTTATRDKFLFQQWHSDVSNDAENTREFVLLELKARLLRLARSYSKNPVLSSDARDASLKNSSPNLAKAELMACHIARNFKSRLQIKDIAECVDLHPDYASTLFRKTFGLTLNGLITRHRVAEAQRLLISSNDQIIDIAFAAGFDSLSRFNRAFKEVTSMTPRGFRKECRLNNR; via the coding sequence ATGCCGCGTCCGGACCGTCACGACGAGATCGAGATCAACTTTCTCGACTCTGGGTCACTGACGTATTTGATTGGTGGCAATCGGATCACGGTGGACGCGCACACTCTCACGCTGTTCTGGGCCGCGGTTCCGCATCAAATCGTCGAGTTTCGCGATGTGACGCACTACTACGTCATCACGATTCCATTCGGATGGTTCCTGCAATGGGGATTGCCCGAGAGCCTTCAAACGCAACTGATTTTGGGAAACGTGTTGTCAGGCGACTGTGATTCAACCACAGCGACTCGCGACAAGTTCCTGTTTCAACAGTGGCATTCGGACGTATCGAACGATGCGGAGAACACGCGTGAATTCGTGTTGCTCGAACTCAAAGCCAGGCTGCTGCGTTTGGCTCGATCGTACAGCAAGAATCCCGTGCTCTCGTCGGACGCACGAGACGCGAGCCTAAAAAACTCGTCACCGAACCTTGCCAAAGCCGAATTGATGGCGTGTCACATCGCTCGCAATTTCAAATCCCGATTGCAAATCAAGGACATCGCCGAATGCGTTGACCTTCATCCCGACTACGCATCGACTCTGTTTCGAAAGACATTTGGATTGACGCTGAATGGATTGATCACACGTCATCGCGTCGCCGAAGCTCAACGATTGCTGATCTCGAGCAACGACCAAATCATCGACATCGCATTCGCTGCCGGCTTTGATTCGCTGAGTCGGTTCAATCGCGCATTCAAAGAAGTCACCAGCATGACACCTCGCGGTTTCCGAAAGGAATGCCGTCTCAACAATCGATGA
- a CDS encoding type II secretion system F family protein: protein MPTFQYTARDMTGKSVQGSLEAASQREATSLLTGRDLFPTKIAEQASGAGLSIFGKKRKKVKGQVMATFYGQLASLLRSGVPMIRSLTILGEQSSTPVLGEVLAEIRGRVEDGEPIGDTMGRYPGVFSDMAVNMVRAGTEGGFLEDALDRVGVFTELQEDLKGRTVSAMAYPVFLFTIGSVVISALLVFFVPKFDMLFDRLRQKGEMPAMTEALLGFSNFLQGYGWILIVLAIGLIIFFRQQLQTDKGQDLFDKIKLKVPVLGDILMNLSVARFCRVLGTLLANGVPILKSLDISRTATGNRLLSQSIADASENIRSGESLAKPLRQSGYFPISVVEMISVGEESNSLDRVLPEIADSLEKRTFRRLDLFVRLLEPIMLLVMAILVLAVVMALLVPVLKSSTSL from the coding sequence ATGCCAACGTTTCAATACACCGCCCGAGACATGACCGGAAAGAGCGTTCAAGGATCGCTCGAAGCGGCGTCGCAGCGTGAAGCCACGTCGTTGCTCACCGGGCGAGACTTGTTCCCAACCAAAATTGCGGAACAAGCATCCGGAGCAGGTTTGTCGATCTTTGGCAAGAAACGCAAGAAGGTGAAAGGCCAGGTCATGGCCACCTTCTACGGCCAACTCGCTTCGTTGCTTCGCAGTGGCGTGCCGATGATCCGTTCGTTGACCATTCTCGGCGAACAATCCAGCACGCCCGTGCTCGGTGAAGTTCTCGCCGAAATTCGCGGTCGAGTCGAAGACGGTGAACCAATCGGCGACACGATGGGACGCTATCCCGGTGTTTTCAGTGACATGGCGGTGAACATGGTTCGCGCCGGTACCGAAGGTGGGTTCCTGGAAGACGCTTTGGACCGAGTCGGTGTGTTCACCGAATTACAAGAAGATTTGAAGGGACGCACCGTCAGCGCGATGGCTTACCCGGTCTTTCTGTTCACGATCGGCAGCGTTGTCATCTCCGCATTGTTGGTGTTCTTCGTTCCCAAATTCGACATGCTGTTTGATCGGCTGCGTCAAAAGGGCGAAATGCCTGCGATGACGGAAGCCTTGCTCGGTTTCAGCAACTTCCTGCAAGGTTACGGATGGATCCTGATTGTTCTGGCCATCGGTCTGATCATCTTCTTCCGCCAACAGTTGCAAACCGATAAAGGGCAAGACCTCTTCGACAAGATCAAGCTGAAGGTGCCGGTGCTCGGCGACATTTTGATGAACCTTTCCGTTGCGCGGTTCTGCCGCGTGCTTGGAACGCTGCTTGCCAACGGTGTACCCATTCTAAAATCGCTGGACATCAGCCGGACCGCAACCGGCAATCGATTGCTCAGCCAATCCATCGCGGACGCCAGCGAAAACATCCGCAGTGGTGAAAGCCTCGCGAAACCGCTTCGTCAGTCGGGCTATTTCCCCATCTCCGTGGTGGAAATGATCAGCGTCGGCGAAGAAAGCAACTCGCTCGACCGAGTGCTTCCCGAAATCGCTGATTCGTTGGAAAAACGAACGTTCCGGCGATTGGATTTGTTCGTGCGATTGCTCGAGCCGATCATGTTGCTCGTGATGGCGATTTTGGTTCTCGCCGTCGTGATGGCGTTGCTCGTGCCCGTCCTCAAAAGCAGCACCAGTCTCTAA
- a CDS encoding secretin N-terminal domain-containing protein: MNRTVSNAMQAANASSNQGCNPVQAEDFHLPNDRGRARRARMAFCGAAFAGLMVLTAGSQYAAAQDAPSPENAASSEPAESTTVPNVDKELRFNFSGAPWGDVLRWFSEQADLSLQMDASPAGTVNFSDPTQTYSIGEGLDLINRLLLDRGWAVVRRGRMLLLVDLEAENAEKLISEMAELVTPDTFDQRGNSDIVRCVFPLGGLSPDEAREELAQIIGPWGRINVLAGARQVVVTETVGKLRTIETVLSAAEEAQSSVVEISLVHRAAEEILEVARPLVGLEPGVNLGDDLRISVSFYGDRVFATGSPAKLSLLKSIFTKADKAMPGSEDAEEVEIITPVLKTHSVASANMQTAFDVLQTMLAGTPETRIALDTKRGVIVASARPETQQMIAETIAELEGDGDNFAIINLRRLEPANALLTINKFFGVTEDGGQGPTVDGDPETGRLWVRGTSAQIETVKRLIDELENDPLAGGLGENVRVLPMTGSSADQTLRQLESLWPMTGRENRLRVIVPTSNEDDQLQEDGRGAQPIRQPFRRDLDQEASFNQRDSNADGEYLVRAFDETDVNDSAESETSSDDSEVETAGPKLLQDGSANPHAGAEIVVQMTPAGLVIASKDSEALDAFEQLLSSISTSSGMANDLPTIFRLKYIKADVASELIASVLGGSESSSGSLTESVMGGLGGGMLGGLLGMGGGGGEEVSSSRSILTSRGSVNIVADGHLNSLIIQASPADLEFIRLVIREIDQEESPELVRTVPQPRLIPVIYQEASDVSAIVKAVFAEKMFQEQSSGGGGGGRQPSPEDIINAFRGGGRGGRGGGGGGAETPKSEPTKIIVAVDERSNALVVTATPQDFQQVEELVAILDQQGMEQEEQTVVMPIAGGVRAEVLQQALESMLGVKATTATSTSGGSSTGSSSSAPTGSSAEDVQRRIEFFRSRFGGGGGAPGGFGGRGGGGDTGRGGGGTGRGGGDTGRGGRGGQAGGGGGRGR, translated from the coding sequence ATGAATCGAACTGTCTCCAACGCGATGCAAGCCGCGAACGCTTCGTCAAATCAAGGGTGCAACCCCGTTCAGGCGGAGGATTTCCATCTTCCCAACGATCGAGGCAGAGCTCGACGCGCCAGAATGGCGTTTTGTGGTGCCGCGTTTGCCGGATTGATGGTCCTGACGGCCGGATCGCAATACGCCGCGGCCCAGGATGCGCCATCGCCTGAAAACGCGGCATCGAGTGAGCCCGCCGAGTCCACAACGGTCCCGAACGTCGACAAAGAACTGCGATTCAATTTCTCGGGCGCCCCCTGGGGCGACGTTCTTCGTTGGTTCTCCGAACAGGCTGACTTGTCCTTGCAAATGGACGCCTCTCCGGCCGGAACGGTGAACTTCAGCGACCCGACTCAAACGTATTCGATCGGCGAAGGTTTGGATCTGATCAACCGCTTGCTGCTCGATCGTGGTTGGGCGGTGGTTCGTCGCGGACGGATGCTCTTGCTCGTCGACTTGGAAGCTGAAAACGCCGAAAAACTGATCAGCGAGATGGCTGAGTTGGTCACGCCGGACACATTCGACCAACGCGGCAACAGCGACATTGTTCGCTGTGTCTTCCCATTGGGCGGACTTTCACCCGATGAAGCTCGCGAAGAATTGGCACAAATCATTGGGCCTTGGGGGCGTATCAATGTCTTGGCGGGAGCTCGCCAAGTCGTCGTGACCGAGACCGTTGGCAAGCTGCGAACAATTGAGACGGTTTTGTCCGCCGCCGAAGAAGCTCAATCGAGCGTCGTTGAGATTTCGCTGGTTCACCGCGCCGCCGAAGAGATCCTCGAAGTCGCTCGTCCGTTGGTCGGTCTAGAACCGGGCGTGAACCTCGGCGACGATCTACGCATTTCGGTCTCGTTCTACGGTGACCGAGTTTTCGCGACTGGATCCCCCGCCAAGTTGTCGTTGCTGAAGAGCATCTTCACCAAAGCCGACAAGGCGATGCCCGGCAGCGAAGACGCGGAAGAAGTCGAGATCATCACACCCGTTTTGAAGACCCACTCGGTTGCTTCGGCGAACATGCAAACTGCGTTCGATGTTCTGCAAACCATGTTGGCCGGAACACCGGAAACGAGAATCGCCCTGGATACCAAGCGGGGCGTCATCGTCGCTTCGGCTCGTCCAGAGACACAGCAAATGATCGCTGAAACGATCGCTGAGCTGGAAGGCGATGGCGACAATTTCGCGATCATTAACCTTCGACGCTTGGAACCCGCCAATGCGTTGTTGACGATCAACAAGTTCTTTGGTGTGACCGAGGACGGTGGCCAAGGTCCGACCGTCGATGGTGATCCTGAAACCGGTCGCTTGTGGGTTCGAGGGACGTCGGCCCAAATCGAAACGGTCAAACGACTGATCGACGAACTCGAGAACGATCCCTTGGCAGGTGGCTTGGGCGAGAACGTTCGCGTGCTACCAATGACAGGATCTTCCGCTGATCAAACGCTTCGGCAACTGGAAAGCTTGTGGCCGATGACCGGTCGTGAAAATCGATTGCGAGTGATCGTGCCAACCTCGAATGAGGACGATCAATTGCAGGAGGATGGACGCGGTGCGCAGCCGATTCGTCAGCCTTTCCGACGGGACTTGGATCAAGAAGCCTCATTCAATCAACGCGATTCCAACGCGGACGGCGAATATCTCGTTCGTGCCTTCGATGAGACGGACGTCAACGACTCGGCTGAATCCGAAACGTCATCCGATGATTCGGAAGTCGAGACCGCTGGACCAAAGTTGCTGCAGGACGGTTCCGCGAATCCGCACGCTGGTGCTGAAATCGTCGTCCAGATGACTCCCGCGGGTCTGGTGATCGCGTCGAAAGACAGCGAAGCACTCGATGCGTTTGAGCAATTGCTCAGTTCCATCAGCACTTCCTCGGGGATGGCGAACGATTTGCCGACCATCTTTCGTTTGAAATACATCAAAGCCGATGTGGCGTCCGAATTGATCGCAAGCGTGCTCGGTGGTTCAGAATCATCGTCGGGGTCGCTGACTGAATCCGTGATGGGCGGACTCGGTGGCGGAATGCTCGGCGGCCTGCTTGGTATGGGCGGCGGAGGCGGCGAGGAAGTCTCCAGCAGTCGTTCCATTCTGACCAGTCGCGGCAGTGTCAACATCGTTGCCGATGGCCACTTGAACTCGTTGATCATTCAGGCCAGCCCCGCGGATCTCGAATTCATCCGGTTGGTGATTCGCGAAATCGATCAAGAAGAAAGTCCGGAACTGGTTCGCACCGTGCCTCAACCCAGGTTGATCCCGGTGATCTATCAGGAAGCATCGGACGTTTCCGCGATCGTCAAAGCTGTCTTCGCAGAAAAAATGTTCCAAGAGCAAAGCAGCGGAGGTGGAGGCGGTGGTCGCCAACCTTCCCCCGAAGACATCATCAACGCGTTTCGGGGCGGTGGCCGAGGTGGACGTGGAGGTGGTGGCGGAGGAGCAGAAACGCCTAAAAGTGAGCCGACAAAGATCATTGTTGCGGTTGATGAACGCAGCAACGCGTTGGTCGTGACGGCCACTCCGCAAGATTTCCAACAGGTCGAAGAACTGGTCGCCATCCTGGATCAACAGGGAATGGAACAAGAGGAACAGACCGTCGTCATGCCGATCGCAGGCGGCGTCCGCGCAGAAGTGTTACAACAGGCGCTCGAGTCGATGCTTGGTGTGAAAGCCACCACGGCGACTTCCACCTCGGGTGGTTCCAGCACTGGATCATCGAGTTCCGCACCAACGGGCTCATCCGCTGAAGATGTTCAGCGACGAATTGAGTTCTTCCGTTCGCGATTCGGCGGCGGTGGCGGAGCCCCAGGTGGCTTTGGCGGACGTGGAGGCGGAGGCGACACAGGCCGCGGTGGCGGTGGAACTGGTCGCGGTGGAGGAGATACCGGTCGCGGTGGTCGCGGCGGACAAGCAGGCGGAGGCGGAGGAAGAGGTCGATGA
- a CDS encoding zinc-dependent alcohol dehydrogenase produces MSVVKPESVRAVAMTAPGATEMRTYPYPTVDHDSAILKVDMSGICGTDRHIFKGEASEIRGKSIFPYVGGHEVIGTIVEIGDNAAKVLDYDKQVLQVGDRVAIAVEVNCGHCYYCRKHYNNTTCLNQIQAYGLHPNADTLPYLRGGFAEYIFIRPGTHLFKVPDEMSTDVAVFVEEMAVAYHSLARAAGPFAPVNEGFGPGCSVAVLGNGPLGILHGIMASIHGAGLRIATDLSDLRLEKAKNLYADVTINASKVSTDERIAQVQEMTEGVGPDLVIESAGEPEAFIEALRMVRKGGTVIEVGNWVDLGKPVALDVMRHISSKNLHIHSVFHCGTDWRPVLNILHQQSNRYDFASLITHRFSLDELVDKFGTVTDFDECCKIEVIPHKS; encoded by the coding sequence ATGAGCGTAGTGAAACCCGAGTCCGTGCGTGCCGTTGCGATGACAGCGCCTGGTGCCACCGAAATGCGGACCTATCCCTATCCCACGGTGGATCACGACTCGGCCATCTTGAAAGTCGACATGTCCGGAATCTGCGGGACGGATCGGCACATCTTCAAAGGCGAAGCATCCGAGATTCGCGGAAAGTCGATCTTTCCATACGTTGGTGGTCACGAAGTGATCGGCACGATCGTCGAGATCGGCGACAACGCCGCGAAGGTTTTGGACTACGACAAGCAAGTTTTGCAGGTCGGTGACCGCGTCGCGATCGCCGTCGAGGTCAATTGCGGGCATTGCTACTACTGCCGCAAACACTACAACAACACAACGTGCCTGAACCAAATTCAAGCCTACGGGTTGCATCCCAACGCGGACACGCTTCCTTACTTGCGAGGTGGGTTTGCGGAGTACATCTTCATTCGGCCTGGCACACACCTGTTCAAAGTCCCCGACGAAATGTCGACTGACGTTGCCGTATTCGTGGAAGAGATGGCCGTCGCGTATCACAGTTTGGCAAGAGCCGCCGGCCCGTTTGCTCCGGTCAACGAAGGCTTTGGTCCTGGTTGCTCCGTCGCGGTGCTCGGCAACGGTCCACTCGGAATCCTTCACGGGATCATGGCGAGCATTCACGGTGCCGGTTTGCGAATCGCGACTGACTTGTCTGATTTGCGTTTGGAGAAAGCCAAGAACCTTTACGCAGACGTGACGATCAACGCATCAAAGGTTTCGACTGACGAACGGATCGCTCAGGTCCAAGAGATGACGGAAGGCGTCGGCCCCGACTTGGTGATTGAATCGGCGGGCGAACCCGAAGCGTTCATTGAAGCACTTCGAATGGTTCGAAAGGGCGGCACAGTCATCGAAGTCGGCAACTGGGTCGACCTCGGCAAGCCAGTCGCTTTGGATGTCATGCGCCATATCAGTTCCAAGAACTTGCACATTCATTCCGTGTTCCACTGCGGAACCGATTGGCGGCCCGTGCTGAACATTTTGCATCAGCAATCAAATCGTTACGACTTTGCATCCTTGATCACGCATCGCTTCAGTCTGGACGAACTCGTCGACAAGTTTGGAACGGTCACTGACTTTGATGAATGCTGTAAAATCGAAGTGATTCCGCACAAAAGCTGA
- a CDS encoding D-ribose ABC transporter substrate-binding protein, whose protein sequence is MSPGKQPNRFAKCLLCVFALLIGGCRNETKNADGSADSDAPKRVAVIVSTLNNPWFVVLAESARDSAIELGYDAVVFDSQNDPAKETAHFDNVIASGYSAVLFNPTDADGSVANVRRAKEAGVPVFCMDREINATDVAASQILSDNYSGCVAIGQHFVKEVGESGEYAELLGLVGDNNTRNRSDGFHSVVDRYPDLKMVAQQSADFDRAKALEVMEAILQANPDIKAVFCGNDAMAMGAYQALLAANKAEQVKIFGFDGADDVVAMIHEGKITATGMQFPKLMAKTAAEYADRYLKGDHDLLQKVPVAVELVHQGNASKFGDFDEEGSE, encoded by the coding sequence ATGAGCCCAGGCAAGCAACCCAACCGATTCGCGAAATGTTTATTGTGCGTGTTCGCACTGCTGATCGGTGGATGTCGCAATGAAACGAAAAACGCTGATGGTTCGGCTGACTCCGATGCTCCCAAGAGGGTTGCGGTGATTGTCTCGACGCTAAACAACCCGTGGTTTGTTGTGCTCGCTGAGTCAGCCCGCGACAGTGCGATTGAGTTGGGATATGACGCGGTGGTGTTTGACTCGCAGAACGACCCCGCGAAAGAGACGGCCCATTTCGACAACGTGATCGCTTCGGGCTATTCCGCTGTCCTTTTCAATCCAACCGACGCGGACGGTTCGGTCGCGAATGTGCGTCGAGCGAAAGAGGCTGGCGTTCCGGTCTTTTGCATGGACCGAGAAATCAACGCGACGGACGTTGCGGCTTCGCAAATTCTGTCGGACAACTATTCCGGTTGCGTCGCGATTGGACAGCACTTCGTCAAAGAGGTCGGTGAGTCCGGCGAATATGCAGAATTGCTCGGTTTGGTGGGGGACAACAACACGAGGAATCGCTCCGACGGTTTCCACAGTGTGGTCGATCGCTATCCCGATCTGAAAATGGTTGCCCAACAAAGTGCAGACTTTGATCGCGCTAAGGCGCTGGAAGTCATGGAAGCCATTTTGCAAGCGAACCCAGACATCAAGGCTGTCTTTTGCGGGAACGACGCAATGGCGATGGGGGCCTATCAAGCGTTGCTAGCCGCCAACAAAGCAGAGCAAGTCAAAATCTTTGGTTTTGACGGTGCCGATGATGTGGTCGCCATGATTCACGAAGGAAAGATCACCGCAACGGGGATGCAGTTTCCAAAGCTGATGGCGAAAACCGCGGCGGAGTACGCCGATCGATATCTCAAGGGAGACCACGACCTTTTGCAAAAGGTACCGGTTGCCGTTGAGTTGGTTCACCAAGGGAATGCATCAAAGTTTGGTGACTTTGACGAAGAAGGTTCCGAGTGA
- a CDS encoding GspE/PulE family protein has product MIMHAGEILQRRGLLTSQQLEQSRNGDPQSVVDNAVTLGYVSARDALSAIADEVGLEFRDLRTSEIDLSALEGFPQKLIYRHSMFPIGWDDGALLVATADPFDLYPLDEACATTGKTVVPVVAERAEISRLVKKHLGVGSETVEGLVAAAGDEEVELLDGIETDGSELSEMAQEASVVRLVNEILIEAVDSRASDIHIESQSDGLVIRYRIDGILHPQPVPPEINRFQAAIISRLKIMARLNIAEKRLPQDGRIKLRVHGREVDIRLSVIPMIHGEGLVMRVLDKSSMVFDLQGLGMSKEIYDRFSQLIKLPHGIVLVTGPTGSGKTTTLYSSLLEIRSPENKIITTEDPVEYQLDGINQIQVHSKIGLTFAASLRSILRHDPDIVLVGEIRDLETAENATQASLTGHMVFSTLHTNDAAGAFTRMVDMGVEPFLVAGTVEAVMAQRLLRRLCQHCKESFIPEQDDLPKDFPWEEIAGREIYRSVGCRECRNVGYSGRLGIYELLVSSEQIREMAQNRASSWDIRRQAVKEGMRTLRMDAWDKVVAGVTSVDEVLRVTKGEAL; this is encoded by the coding sequence ATGATTATGCATGCTGGTGAAATTCTGCAACGACGCGGATTGCTGACGTCCCAACAATTGGAACAAAGCCGCAACGGCGACCCTCAATCGGTCGTCGACAACGCGGTCACGTTGGGATACGTCTCCGCGCGAGATGCCTTGTCAGCGATCGCCGATGAGGTTGGGCTGGAATTTCGCGACCTTCGCACGTCCGAGATTGATCTGTCGGCACTCGAAGGGTTCCCGCAAAAGCTGATCTATCGCCATTCCATGTTCCCCATCGGTTGGGATGACGGCGCGTTGCTGGTTGCGACCGCGGACCCGTTTGATCTGTACCCGCTCGACGAAGCGTGCGCAACAACGGGAAAAACCGTTGTGCCGGTCGTCGCCGAGCGTGCCGAAATCAGTCGCTTGGTAAAGAAGCACCTCGGCGTCGGCAGTGAAACCGTCGAAGGATTGGTCGCGGCTGCGGGTGACGAAGAAGTCGAACTGCTCGACGGCATCGAGACCGATGGCAGCGAATTGTCCGAGATGGCTCAAGAAGCCTCGGTCGTTCGGCTGGTCAATGAAATCTTGATCGAAGCCGTTGATTCGCGTGCCAGTGACATTCACATCGAATCGCAATCCGACGGTCTGGTGATTCGGTATCGGATCGACGGGATTTTGCACCCGCAACCGGTGCCGCCTGAAATCAACCGTTTTCAAGCGGCCATCATCAGCCGTCTGAAAATTATGGCTCGGCTGAACATCGCTGAGAAGCGATTGCCGCAGGACGGTCGGATCAAACTCCGCGTGCACGGTCGCGAAGTTGACATTCGTCTCAGCGTGATCCCCATGATCCACGGCGAAGGCCTGGTCATGCGTGTCCTCGACAAATCGTCGATGGTGTTCGATCTGCAGGGACTCGGCATGTCCAAGGAGATCTACGATCGATTCAGTCAACTGATCAAGTTGCCGCACGGAATTGTGCTGGTCACCGGTCCGACCGGTAGTGGTAAAACGACGACGCTGTACAGCAGTCTGTTGGAAATCCGCAGCCCGGAAAACAAGATCATCACAACCGAAGATCCGGTCGAGTATCAGCTCGATGGGATCAACCAAATTCAGGTCCACTCGAAGATTGGTCTGACCTTCGCTGCATCGCTTCGAAGTATCTTGCGTCACGACCCAGACATCGTGCTGGTCGGGGAAATTCGTGACTTGGAAACCGCCGAGAATGCGACGCAAGCTTCGTTGACCGGTCACATGGTTTTCAGCACTTTGCACACCAACGATGCTGCCGGAGCTTTCACGCGGATGGTCGACATGGGCGTGGAACCGTTCTTGGTCGCCGGCACGGTGGAAGCCGTCATGGCTCAGCGTCTGCTTCGCCGTTTGTGCCAACATTGCAAGGAATCGTTCATTCCTGAGCAAGACGATCTGCCGAAGGATTTCCCTTGGGAAGAGATCGCCGGTCGCGAAATCTATCGTAGCGTCGGCTGTCGCGAATGCCGCAACGTTGGCTACTCGGGGCGATTGGGTATCTACGAGCTTCTCGTCAGCAGCGAACAAATTCGCGAGATGGCTCAAAACCGCGCCAGCAGTTGGGACATTCGTCGCCAAGCGGTCAAGGAAGGCATGAGAACACTTCGAATGGATGCCTGGGACAAAGTTGTCGCTGGCGTGACCAGCGTCGATGAAGTCCTTCGCGTCACCAAGGGCGAAGCTCTTTAA
- the rbsD gene encoding D-ribose pyranase — MKRTRLLNSELCYEISRLGHTASITLCDAGLPIPSGVKRIDLAIEDGYPTFLRTLDAILSELKVEEIVIASEMHDRNQLLFEQMMKLFEAHLMAPKITEVSHVEFKQRTEDSEAVVRTGECTPYANVILKSGVVF; from the coding sequence ATGAAACGCACCCGATTACTCAACAGCGAGCTGTGCTATGAAATCAGCCGGCTCGGGCATACTGCATCGATCACGCTTTGCGATGCTGGTTTGCCGATCCCTTCGGGTGTGAAGCGGATTGATTTAGCAATCGAGGACGGCTATCCGACCTTCCTGCGAACGTTGGATGCAATCTTGAGCGAGCTGAAGGTGGAGGAGATCGTGATTGCTAGTGAGATGCATGACCGCAACCAATTGTTGTTTGAGCAGATGATGAAACTCTTCGAAGCTCATCTCATGGCACCGAAGATCACCGAGGTTTCTCATGTCGAATTCAAGCAACGAACAGAGGACAGTGAGGCGGTTGTTCGCACAGGAGAATGCACGCCCTATGCGAACGTGATCCTGAAATCCGGCGTTGTGTTTTGA